The following coding sequences lie in one Chanos chanos chromosome 4, fChaCha1.1, whole genome shotgun sequence genomic window:
- the LOC115810008 gene encoding protein tyrosine phosphatase type IVA 1, translated as MARMNRPAPVEIMYKSMRFLITHNPTNITLKKFIEELKKYGVKTLVRVCEATYDASVVEREGIQVLDWPFDDGAPPSKQIVDDWLNLLRVKFHKEAGCCVAVHCVAGLGRAPVLVALALIERGMKYEDAVQFIRQKRRGAFNSKQLLYLERYRPKMRLRFKDSNFYRYTCCIQ; from the exons ATGGCTCGTATGAACCGCCCGGCCCCTGTGGAAATCATGTACAAGAGTATGCGTTTTCTCATCACTCACAACCCCACCAACATCACGCTTAAAAAGTTCATTGAA GAGTTAAAGAAGTATGGTGTGAAGACTCTTGTTAGGGTGTGTGAAGCCACCTATGACGCTtctgtggtggagagagaggggattcAAGTTTTG GACTGGCCATTTGATGATGGAGCTCCTCCATCCAAACAGATTGTCGATGATTGGCTGAATCTCCTCAGGGTAAAGTTTCACAAGGAGGCTGGCTGCTGTGTGGCTGTCCACTGTGTAGCTGGACTTGGAAG AGCCCCTGTCCTAGTTGCCCTTGCCTTGATTGAAAGAGGGATGAAGTATGAAGATGCTGTCCAGTTCATTCGACA GAAACGAAGAGGAGCGTTCAACAGCAAGCAGCTTCTGTATTTGGAGAGATATCGTCCAAAGATGCGGCTGAGATTCAAAGACTCAAATTTTTATCGTTACACGTGCTGCATTCAATAA